One window of Thermoplasmatales archaeon genomic DNA carries:
- the pheT gene encoding phenylalanine--tRNA ligase subunit beta, with translation MVVIREDISDLKRRFGENASNELTWFSGIIGFSIDVTSDAIKIELNPDRPDLYSFSTMFDAIRTFKNPENLSGIAMKPPPVSLHVSDKALKLRRYILCFWANGSTLGDRFNEIIDYQEKLHQTIGKNRSKFAIGIHDLRNLKPPFRYISAGLNEISFTTYDEKITGTPEDILNGHELGKEFGHLIPDRDYVPLILDSDDNVLSMPPIVNGNASKISEMTSDIFVDITGNDWPSTRSAYYLVANYLNSIGFKLHKAEQDGGYRKDLHTYNDRKVLISRAEVEGVLGTRLTNTETSSALKRMGYVVEENPRGFSVFVKGSRIDVMGPVDVIEDIGKAYGYDNIASRKPQLSTIGSTSKESEWKDGIRELLVGFGLQEIQTFFLSPSVYYQGVNYYGDVEVINPKSLDYSIPRDRLIFGMLDFFRLNKRRKLPQETFEIGKVVIHMGEKTHLCIGLTNSKAGFSEIKRIVDPFLSRLNIQRTDITQTSYYGFIQGRTGSLSVGGKEIGLIGEIHPALLEKFELVNPVAMAELDLDSIIQ, from the coding sequence ATGGTTGTAATTCGTGAAGATATTTCAGATCTTAAGCGCCGATTCGGTGAGAACGCTTCGAATGAACTTACTTGGTTCTCCGGTATAATCGGTTTTTCAATTGATGTCACTTCAGATGCTATTAAAATCGAGTTGAATCCTGACAGGCCTGATCTTTATTCTTTTTCGACAATGTTTGACGCAATCAGGACCTTTAAGAATCCCGAAAACCTCTCTGGAATAGCAATGAAGCCGCCACCAGTATCACTTCATGTATCAGATAAAGCTTTGAAGCTAAGAAGATATATATTATGTTTCTGGGCAAATGGCTCCACACTCGGTGATAGGTTTAACGAAATCATAGATTACCAAGAAAAACTGCATCAAACGATAGGGAAAAATAGGTCGAAATTTGCCATAGGAATACACGACCTCAGGAATCTAAAGCCACCTTTCCGTTATATTTCTGCAGGACTTAACGAGATATCATTCACGACTTACGATGAAAAAATTACAGGAACACCTGAAGATATACTGAACGGCCACGAGCTTGGGAAGGAATTCGGACACCTGATCCCGGACAGGGATTACGTTCCGCTCATTCTGGATTCGGATGATAATGTGCTTTCTATGCCGCCTATCGTGAACGGAAATGCCTCAAAGATTTCAGAAATGACCAGCGACATATTCGTTGATATAACTGGCAATGACTGGCCGTCCACTCGTTCTGCGTACTACCTTGTTGCAAATTACCTAAACTCTATAGGCTTTAAGCTTCATAAAGCAGAACAGGATGGAGGATACCGGAAGGACCTCCATACTTATAACGATCGTAAGGTGCTTATTTCCCGCGCCGAAGTCGAGGGGGTCCTTGGAACCAGGCTAACTAACACAGAAACCAGTAGTGCGTTGAAAAGAATGGGTTATGTGGTTGAAGAAAATCCACGCGGATTCTCAGTCTTTGTTAAAGGATCAAGGATTGATGTAATGGGGCCGGTGGATGTCATAGAGGATATCGGGAAAGCTTACGGATACGACAATATCGCAAGCAGAAAACCGCAATTGAGCACTATCGGATCAACGTCAAAAGAATCTGAGTGGAAAGATGGTATACGGGAGCTTCTAGTTGGCTTCGGTCTCCAGGAAATTCAAACATTTTTCTTGTCACCATCAGTATATTACCAGGGAGTGAATTATTACGGTGACGTTGAGGTCATAAATCCCAAGAGTTTGGATTATAGCATCCCAAGGGATCGATTGATTTTTGGAATGCTTGATTTCTTCAGACTGAACAAGAGGAGGAAATTGCCACAAGAAACATTTGAAATAGGAAAGGTAGTGATTCACATGGGTGAGAAAACACACTTATGCATTGGCTTGACAAATTCTAAGGCAGGTTTCTCTGAAATAAAGAGGATAGTTGATCCATTTCTCTCCAGGTTGAATATCCAAAGGACTGACATTACGCAGACCAGTTATTACGGTTTCATACAAGGTCGGACAGGATCGCTTTCCGTTGGCGGAAAGGAGATCGGGCTCATCGGAGAGATACATCCTGCGCTACTCGAAAAATTTGAACTTGTTAATCCCGTAGCAATGGCAGAGCTTGATCTTGATTCTATAATCCAATAG